The Chitinophagales bacterium DNA segment CAACAGCTTTGATAAAATGTATGCGATAGAAGCTTTGTGCCATGCCCCCAGTATTTTGGGCGTTTACCAGCAGATTTCACAAAAACTAAAGCCGGCCGGAACCGCTTGTTTCTATCAATGGGCACTCACCGATAAGTACGATCCCAGTAATGCCGAACATGTAAAAGCCAAGGAAATGATAGAATACGGCAATGGCATCACAAGGCTAAGCACTATTCAGGAAATCAATCAGGCCATAGATGATGCCGGATTTGAAAAAGAATTGAGTATCGACCTGGCAAAACACGATGCTGAAAACAATATGCCCTGGTACGCAACCCTTCAGAGTGGTTGGTCTTTGTCGCAAATAAAGCATACCAAAGTGAGCCGCACATTCACCCACTATCTGCTCCGAACACTGGAAGCATTTGGCATTGCCAAAAAAGGCGTAAGTCGTGCCCAAAAAATACTGCTGGTAGCGGCCGATGGATTGGTGGCCGGTGGCAAACTCGATATTTTCACTCCCATGCATATGTTTGTTGTGCGTAAAAAAGCGAATTGATATTATGATTTTAAAAGTTTTGATTGTAGTACTGGCAATTCTTCTTGCTTTGGCAGCACTCATTTACCTGGTGCTTTTCAAGGACAAATCCAAAAAACGCCAAAAGCACGAATTCGATCCTGATTTTGAAGCAAAACGCGCAGAAACCTTTCCCCCGCCATTTCCCAATGGATGGTTCAACCTTTGCAGCTCCGATAGTATAAAAAAAGGAGAAGTAAAGGAGATCACTGCATTTGGGCAAAAATTAGCGGTATTTCGCGCTGAAAATGGTGAAGTGGGCGTG contains these protein-coding regions:
- a CDS encoding class I SAM-dependent methyltransferase, encoding MSTAQHEKVSDYNKVFKEKDYDKRSKAAQKVTDNFYTLITKFYERGWGQSFHFAPRQKGEDFQASILRHEHHLSDQLKLGPKDKVLDVGCGIMGPARNIAKYSGANITGLTINQHQVNRCKELNAASEAKDLLQVQQGDFMDIPFPDNSFDKMYAIEALCHAPSILGVYQQISQKLKPAGTACFYQWALTDKYDPSNAEHVKAKEMIEYGNGITRLSTIQEINQAIDDAGFEKELSIDLAKHDAENNMPWYATLQSGWSLSQIKHTKVSRTFTHYLLRTLEAFGIAKKGVSRAQKILLVAADGLVAGGKLDIFTPMHMFVVRKKAN